A region from the Bacteroidales bacterium genome encodes:
- the mnmA gene encoding tRNA 2-thiouridine(34) synthase MnmA — protein MQIAALVSGGVDSSVMLYLLKEMGYEPTIFYIRIGMKEEEGFMDCASEEDIELTTWLARHFGLKMEVVPLHKEYWDNVMAYTLDAVRKGLTPNPDVMCNRLIKFGEFENHWGKDFDKISTGHYATIVEKEGLSWLGTAKDPIKDQTDFLAQITYNQVKKLMFPVGNLLKQEVRAIAHEVGMPSAHRRDSQGICFLGKVNYVDFLRKYIGEKEGKIIELETGKFLGKHKGFWFHTIGQRKGLGLGQGPWFVVKKDIDENIIYVSNGYDPLSQYGDKIRLVDLNFITSNPWLNQSGPHPVTFKIRHTPEFSKGSLTYHGDHWILQSEKPVAGIAAGQFGVIYDKEHEICLGSGVID, from the coding sequence ATGCAAATTGCCGCCCTGGTATCGGGTGGAGTCGACAGCTCCGTAATGTTGTACCTGTTGAAGGAAATGGGGTATGAACCTACGATCTTTTATATCCGGATTGGTATGAAGGAAGAGGAAGGCTTTATGGATTGCGCATCAGAAGAAGATATTGAACTCACTACCTGGTTAGCAAGGCATTTTGGACTAAAAATGGAGGTTGTGCCTTTGCACAAGGAGTATTGGGATAATGTAATGGCCTATACCCTTGATGCTGTAAGGAAAGGGTTAACCCCAAACCCTGATGTGATGTGCAATCGGCTTATCAAGTTTGGGGAGTTTGAAAATCATTGGGGAAAAGATTTCGACAAAATCTCAACAGGGCATTATGCCACAATTGTTGAAAAGGAAGGTCTTTCCTGGTTAGGGACAGCCAAAGACCCGATCAAGGACCAGACAGATTTCCTTGCCCAGATTACCTATAACCAGGTCAAAAAATTGATGTTCCCGGTTGGTAATCTACTAAAACAGGAAGTAAGAGCTATTGCCCATGAAGTGGGAATGCCCAGCGCCCACCGCCGCGACAGCCAGGGAATATGCTTCCTGGGAAAAGTAAATTATGTTGATTTTCTAAGGAAATATATTGGAGAAAAGGAAGGAAAGATCATAGAGCTCGAAACCGGGAAATTTTTGGGAAAACACAAGGGATTCTGGTTTCATACCATCGGACAAAGAAAAGGATTGGGTCTCGGCCAGGGACCCTGGTTTGTTGTCAAAAAGGATATCGATGAGAATATTATCTATGTTTCAAACGGATACGATCCTTTATCCCAATATGGTGACAAGATCAGGCTGGTTGATTTGAACTTTATCACATCAAATCCATGGCTCAATCAATCTGGCCCCCATCCGGTTACCTTTAAAATCAGGCACACACCCGAGTTCTCTAAAGGTAGTTTAACTTATCATGGAGATCATTGGATCCTGCAATCTGAAAAACCTGTCGCAGGAATCGCTGCCGGACAATTTGGTGTAATCTACGACAAGGAGCATGAAATCTGCCTGGGAAGCGGAGTTATTGATTAA